The following proteins are encoded in a genomic region of Diabrotica virgifera virgifera chromosome 1, PGI_DIABVI_V3a:
- the LOC126892828 gene encoding uncharacterized protein LOC126892828 — protein sequence MDLTPTAHLLSSLADYFDFLGDRFDHYEALGMLLTGNENYAEKRIIKKKLQLGEMNSEASLSKKEKMRTQCYVCIIDNFKSEIIRRSDSYKSCSRAFEFLVKLKATEDEDIFRSATELQQNYKEDLDEYFPQECVHLNHLSSPSSLPQLKIYTPLELVQALYENKLISSFPNVNNIMVANASGERSLSTLKRVKTYLRNAISQENLNSLAVLSINEDLLNELNINDIIENFASVKSRKQAFQ from the coding sequence ATGGATTTAACCCCAACCGCTCATCTGTTATCATCTTTAGCAGATTACTTTGATTTCTTAGGTGATCGTTTTGATCACTACGAGGCCTTAGGAATGTTGTTAACAGGAAACGAAAATTATGCTGAGAAGaggattatcaaaaaaaaattgcaattagGAGAAATGAATTCGGAGGCAAGCTTAAGCAAAAAAGAGAAAATGCGAACACAATGTTATGTTTGTATAATAGACAATTTTAAGTCGGAGATTATTCGCCGATCTGATAGTTATAAATCTTGTTCAAGAGCatttgaatttttagttaaaCTAAAAGCTACGGAAGATGAAGATATTTTTAGATCGGCAACCGAATTACAACAAAACTACAAGGAGGATTTGGACGAGTATTTTCCCCAAGAATGTGTTCATTTAAATCATTTGTCTTCCCCATCGTCTCTTCCCCAATTAAAAATATACACTCCTTTAGAATTGGTACAGGCTTTAtacgaaaataaattaatatcttCATTTCCAAACGTTAATAACATAATGGTCGCAAATGCAAGTGGCGAACGCTCTCTTTCGACACTAAAAAGGGTAAAGACCTACTTAAGAAATGCAATTTCCCAAGAAAATTTGAACTCCTTAGCAGTCTTATCCATTAACGAGGACCTGCTAAATGAATTAAATATAAATGATATCATCGAAAACTTCGCTTCAGTAAAATCAAGAAAACAAGCTTTTCAATAG